From the Proteiniborus ethanoligenes genome, one window contains:
- a CDS encoding PLP-dependent cysteine synthase family protein: MCPESLNNRIKNLSGMIGNTPLLEIKLKYKGEERTVYAKAEHYNLTGSIKDRMALHIMKKSYELERLKPGDTIVEATSGNTGIAFSAIGRALGHKVTIFMPDWMSQERINLIKSYGADIQLVSKEEGGFLGSISKAEGLAETSDNFFLPCQFSNTDNCEAHYTTTGPEIWHQLQKLNLEPDAIVAGVGTGGTIMGAGRYLKEKNPNIKLYPLEPSNSPTLSTGYQVGKHRIQGISDEFIPSIVKLEKLDDIIHVDDGDAIIMAQKLAATLGLGVGISSGANLLGSIIAQEKLGKDSIIVTIFADDNKKYLSTDLMKEEPIGKDFLSPDIELISVKAHSRVCTTCNEE, encoded by the coding sequence ATGTGTCCTGAATCCTTAAATAACCGAATTAAAAATTTATCTGGTATGATTGGAAATACTCCTCTATTGGAGATAAAACTAAAATATAAAGGCGAAGAGCGTACTGTTTATGCAAAGGCAGAACATTATAATTTAACAGGTAGTATAAAAGATAGAATGGCACTGCATATTATGAAAAAATCATATGAGCTTGAGAGACTAAAGCCAGGAGATACTATAGTTGAAGCTACCAGTGGAAATACAGGTATAGCCTTTTCAGCAATAGGTAGAGCATTAGGACATAAAGTAACTATTTTTATGCCTGATTGGATGAGTCAGGAAAGAATAAACCTAATAAAAAGCTATGGAGCTGATATTCAACTAGTCAGTAAAGAAGAAGGCGGTTTCTTAGGTAGTATAAGTAAAGCAGAAGGATTAGCTGAAACTAGTGATAATTTTTTCCTACCATGTCAATTTTCCAATACGGATAATTGTGAAGCTCATTATACAACTACTGGACCAGAAATCTGGCATCAACTACAGAAGCTAAATTTAGAGCCAGATGCAATAGTAGCTGGTGTGGGTACAGGTGGAACCATTATGGGAGCAGGAAGATATTTAAAAGAAAAGAACCCAAACATTAAGCTTTATCCTTTAGAGCCTTCTAACTCTCCTACCCTATCTACTGGATACCAAGTAGGTAAGCATAGAATTCAAGGGATATCTGACGAGTTTATTCCCTCCATTGTGAAGCTTGAAAAGCTAGACGATATAATTCATGTTGATGATGGAGATGCTATTATAATGGCGCAGAAATTAGCTGCTACATTAGGGTTAGGTGTAGGAATTTCCTCGGGTGCTAATTTATTAGGATCCATTATTGCACAAGAAAAGCTAGGCAAGGATAGTATTATTGTGACTATTTTTGCTGATGACAATAAAAAATATTTAAGTACTGACTTAATGAAAGAAGAGCCTATTGGAAAAGATTTTCTTTCCCCAGATATAGAGTTAATAAGCGTAAAAGCCCATAGTCGAGTATGCACTACTTGTAATGAAGAATAA